The window CGGGATTCGGATCGTCGAGGTCATACCCGGCGAGCAGAGGCAGTGCGACGAAGCCTTGCAGCGCCGCACCGAGATTTCCGCGGACCATGGTCGCGAGGCGGTTCACCTTGCCGGGGAACGTCAGCGCGACGCCTTCGAGCTTCTCGTAGTGCTCCAGTTCGACGGCGTACAGACGCGCGAACTCGACGGCGATGGCGGCTGTGCCGGCGATACCGGTGACGGTGTAATCGTCGGTGATGTAGACCTTCTGCACGTCGCGGCTCGCGATCATGTGGCCCTGGGTGGCGCGCCGGTCACCGGCCATCACCACACCACCGGGGAATTTCAGCGCGACGATCGTGGTGCCGTGCGGCACGGCGTCGGACGGCGTGACACCGGGCGAGCCGGAGACGGGCAGCAGATGCGGCGCCTGGGTGCGCAGGAAATCGGAGAACGACGACAGGTTCACCACGCCACGCGACATG is drawn from Mycolicibacterium gilvum and contains these coding sequences:
- the prcB gene encoding proteasome subunit beta, producing MTWPDRDTSAFPSALPGAFDASSAMSRGVVNLSSFSDFLRTQAPHLLPVSGSPGVTPSDAVPHGTTIVALKFPGGVVMAGDRRATQGHMIASRDVQKVYITDDYTVTGIAGTAAIAVEFARLYAVELEHYEKLEGVALTFPGKVNRLATMVRGNLGAALQGFVALPLLAGYDLDDPNPEGAGRIVSFDAAGGHNLEEEGYQSVGSGSIFAKSSMKKLYSQVTDADSALRVAIEALYDAADDDSATGGPDLVRGIFPTAVVITADGAVEIAEQQIADMCREIIQNRSRADTFGPDHAPVRGDEL